In the genome of Paenibacillus sp. FSL R5-0766, one region contains:
- a CDS encoding YolD-like family protein produces the protein MSKKLEANGLWESSRMMLPQHKERIIQHRTQIHYLTKPLIHEDEWEIITQNIDMSLNYTLQATFEVFHEWGNRYIHGIVTSVSTFGKKIKIEMENGFEWVDFDQLVAVKLEEGGV, from the coding sequence ATGAGCAAAAAACTGGAGGCCAATGGATTATGGGAATCGAGCCGAATGATGCTTCCACAACATAAAGAACGAATTATACAGCATCGTACTCAAATTCATTATCTAACGAAACCGCTGATCCATGAAGATGAGTGGGAGATTATTACTCAAAATATAGATATGTCGCTCAATTATACGTTGCAAGCCACCTTTGAAGTTTTTCATGAGTGGGGCAATCGGTATATACATGGGATCGTCACTTCAGTCAGTACCTTTGGAAAGAAAATCAAAATTGAAATGGAGAATGGATTTGAATGGGTCGATTTTGATCAATTGGTCGCTGTGAAACTTGAGGAAGGAGGCGTGTAA
- a CDS encoding phosphate/phosphite/phosphonate ABC transporter substrate-binding protein, which yields MKNSKRKGYQSLILSLVFMLVILSGCGASASSSSSEGGMPEVIRIGIMPSEEGEMNRSQEQLATDITEVTGIPAEIFVAEDYNMVIEALRAGKIEVGLIGPFGYIIATERANAKLLVRSESDQQSNTVILVRKDSPYQSVQDLKGKDFLFADPASTSGNLYPRATLMKELGLSNKELDSFFGSVAFSGGHDKSLLALANGNADGIGTSSLMVPMMAESGLIKEEDFRVIAESDPIVGGAPLLYRQDLPEELVTQLRDLMLDYDTKNPKFLESVGAARFVEGSDSDFDPIHEVAKALDMSPEELLKK from the coding sequence GTGAAAAATAGTAAACGTAAAGGTTATCAAAGCTTGATCCTGTCGCTTGTTTTTATGCTTGTCATCCTGTCTGGATGCGGCGCATCAGCAAGTTCAAGCTCCAGTGAAGGCGGAATGCCAGAAGTAATCCGAATCGGTATTATGCCAAGCGAAGAGGGCGAGATGAACCGTTCTCAGGAACAGCTTGCAACAGACATTACTGAAGTAACCGGCATTCCTGCGGAAATTTTTGTAGCTGAAGATTATAACATGGTTATCGAAGCCCTGCGTGCAGGCAAAATTGAAGTTGGACTGATCGGGCCATTTGGTTACATCATCGCTACGGAAAGAGCCAATGCCAAACTGCTTGTCCGTTCCGAAAGTGATCAACAATCGAATACAGTCATCCTTGTTCGTAAGGACTCTCCATATCAAAGTGTACAGGACCTAAAAGGAAAAGATTTTTTGTTTGCCGATCCGGCATCAACATCTGGCAATCTGTACCCACGTGCCACATTAATGAAAGAGCTAGGTCTTTCCAATAAGGAACTGGATTCCTTTTTCGGTAGTGTAGCGTTCTCCGGTGGACATGACAAATCACTGCTTGCACTGGCAAACGGTAATGCAGATGGGATTGGGACGTCAAGTCTCATGGTGCCGATGATGGCAGAATCAGGACTTATTAAAGAGGAAGATTTCCGCGTAATTGCCGAATCCGATCCGATCGTCGGTGGGGCTCCACTGCTTTATCGTCAAGACTTGCCAGAGGAATTGGTTACACAGCTGCGTGATCTTATGCTGGATTACGATACGAAAAATCCTAAATTCCTGGAAAGTGTCGGCGCAGCCCGTTTTGTAGAAGGCAGTGACAGTGACTTTGATCCAATCCACGAAGTCGCCAAAGCACTGGATATGTCCCCTGAAGAACTGCTGAAGAAGTAG